The Plectropomus leopardus isolate mb chromosome 22, YSFRI_Pleo_2.0, whole genome shotgun sequence genome includes a window with the following:
- the LOC121961433 gene encoding NXPE family member 3-like, with product MRTFMPIACIRRRRRTIFLVLAVFIFLLRYVNVLKGTSQIPLKVSNVPKVPHSFCTFQPLSPEEDVEERSLLDSLTWPKTPTLSARHPLKMTINPAHSTFTILPRRGGGQWRVGDQLEVMIKMSDFQDHPRKFGGDFLLARLHNMDLGAGVAGQVVDHLNGRYSAVFSLLWEGDAQVEVTLVHPGEAVTVLKRLNKDNPDRIYFQSVFRSGSIAETTNCNICLRQTQRPICNYTDLRTGEPWFCYKPKTLSCDNRINHFKGKYRFHMRPNDKNLFQSGVNMKVLIPASGPANVTVLPKEEGQPEVKISSVTSGPSGYYYYGMWRALNGTTVQQFNTSLAIRQCLKGKVVHMYGDSTIRQWFEFLNEALPDLKEFELHNLRRIGPFMALDYEKNIMVTFRCHGPPIRFTRVLTSELHYIANELDGVKGGHNTVVVLGIWAHFGTFPMEVYIRRLQNIRKAVVRLLDRAPGTLVVIRTANLQNLTLESAIINNDWYSLERDYVLRAMFKGLSVHLIDAWEMTLAHHLPHSLHPPTPIIKNMIDVLLSYICPPKGG from the exons ATGAGGACTTTCATGCCCATAGCTTGTATAAGAAGGAGGCGTCGCACCATCTTCCTCGTTCTGGCTGTATTTATCTTCCTGCTACGTTACGTCAATGTTCTGAAG GGCACCAGCCAGATTCCCCTAAAAGTTTCCAATGTCCCCAAAGTGCCTCACAGCTTCTGCACCTTCCAACCACTGTCGCCTGAGGAAGACGTGGAGGAGCGCTCCCTACTCGACTCACTTACTTGGCCTAAAACTCCAACTCTGTCAGCTCGTCACCCTCTGAAGATGACCATTAATCCAGCTCACAGCACCTTCACCATTCTCccaaggaggggaggaggacagTGGCGTGTAGGGGATCAGCTGGAGGTcatgataaaaatgtctgaCTTCCAGGACCATCCCAGGAAGTTTGGGGGGGACTTTTTACTCGCCAGACTGCACAACATGGATCTTGGTGCAGGTGTGGCTGGACAAGTGGTGGATCATCTCAATGGGAGATACTCTGCTGTGTTCTCTTTACTCTGGGAAGGAGACGCACAGGTTGAG GTGACACTGGTTCACCCTGGTGAGGCTGTCACAGTGCTGAAAAGATTGAACAAAGATAATCCTGACAGGATTTACTTCCAGAGCGTGTTCCGTTCAGGCTCCATCGCTGAAACTACCAACTGTAACATCTGTCTACGTCAAACCCAAAGGCCAATCTGCAACTACACTGACCTCCGTACAGGCGAGCCTTGGTTCTGCTACAAGCCAAAGACCCTGAGCTGTGACAACAGGATCAACCACTTCAAGGGAAAATACAGATTCCACATGAGGCCCAATGATAAGAATCTTTTTCAAAG TGGTGTCAACATGAAAGTCCTTATTCCAGCTTCAGGACCTGCCAATGTCACTGTATTGCCAAAAGAGGAAG GTCAACCAGAGGTGAAAATCAGCAGTGTAACATCTGGACCCTCTGGCTATTACTACTATGGTATGTGGCGAGCACTAAATGGAACCACAGTTCAACAATTCAACACCTCCTTGGCCATACGTCAGTGCCTGAAAGGCAAAGTGGTCCACATGTATGGAGACTCCACCATCAGGCAGTGGTTTGAATTCCTCAACGAAGCACTACCAG ATCTTAAGGAGTTTGAACTGCACAACCTAAGGAGAATTGGACCTTTCATGGCCTTGgactatgaaaaaaacatcatggtgaCGTTTCGCTGCCATGGTCCTCCTATCCGTTTTACCAGGGTCCTAACCAGTGAGCTTCATTACATTGCCAATGAACTAGATGGCGTAAAAGGAGGCCACAACACTGTCGTAGTCCTTGGCATCTGGGCTCACTTTGGCACTTTCCCTATGGAGGTCTACATCCGGCGGCTGCAGAACATTCGCAAGGCAGTGGTGCGGCTGCTGGACAGGGCTCCGGGCACGCTGGTTGTCATCCGGACCGCAAACCTCCAAAATTTGACACTTGAAAGTGCAATAATCAACAATGACTGGTACTCGCTTGAGCGTGATTATGTGCTCAGGGCCATGTTCAAAGGACTCAGTGTTCATCTGATCGATGCTTGGGAGATGACCTTGGCCCACCACCTGCCGCACAGCCTCCATCCACCAACTCCCATCATAAAGAACATGATTGACGTTCTCTTGTCCTACATATGCCCTCCAAAGGGTGGATAG